Within Fusobacterium gonidiaformans ATCC 25563, the genomic segment TCACTTTTTCCATAAACAGCATGTTGTAATACAAAGGTAAAATCAAATTTTCCAATCTGAAAATTTGCTCCATAAGGTTCTCGAATGAATAACTTTTCTCGGTCAGGGTAAAAACCTTCAGAAGATAAAAATGTCACCCTATCTTTTTTCCATACGTAGGCATAATATTCTTTGTATTTACGAGTTCCAACAGGAAAAGGAGAAATATGATAATCCCAAGTGTGATTTGTATATTTGTTTAACGACTTGACAAGTCTTTCCAAACCTTCTGGGGTAATCACTTCTTCCAAGCCTACCAAATCAAAATGTTCTATAGTCTTTGCCATGGTTTCAAAATCTTTTGGAGATTCTCCTAATTTTAATACATTAAAGCTAGCAATATAGGCTTCTTGAGCGAAGCTGGCTATGGAAAGACATAAAAAAAGTAAACATTGATAAAAAAATTTCATAGAATTTTCTCCTTAATTTTAATCGTTAGTAATAGAATATCTTATTCTAACATATCAGAATGAATTAGCAAGGAAAATTTGAAAAAATAGGGGAGATGTAGTACAATAGTAAAAATTTAAAAAAGCAAGGAGGAGAAAAATATGAAACAGATTGCAGCATTTTTTGATATTGATGGGACAATATATAGAAACTCTTTAATGATAGAACATTTTAAAAAATTGATTAAATATGAACTTTTGGATATGGAGGCGTATCAACAGCATGTTGAGGAGTCTTTTAAATTATGGGATACTCGAACAGGAGACTATGATGAATATTTAAACAAATTGGTACAATCGTATGTGAAAGCAATGAAGGGAATGCTCGTTTCCTACAATGATTTTATTTCAGATCAAGTTGTATATTTAAAAGGAAATCGAGTGTATGCTTACACAAGAGAAAAGATTAAATGGCATAAAGAGCAAGGGCATAAGGTAATTTTTATTTCAGGGAGTCCCGATTTTTTAGTTTCCCGTATGGCTAAGAAATGGGAAGCAGATGATTATAAAGCCTCTCAATATTTACTAGATGAAACAGAAAAAGAATATTCCGGAGAAATTATTCCTATGTGGGATTCTGTACATAAAATACAAGCTTTGGAAGAATTTAGGAAGAAATATGACATTGACTTAACAAAAAGCTATGCTTATGGAGATACGAATGGAGATATTTCTATGCTGACAAGTGTAGGGTTTCCAAGAGCAATTAACCCAAGTCGAGAGCTTGTGATGAAGATAAAAGAAACTCCATATTTGCAAGAGAATGCAAAAATTATTATAGAGAGAAAAGATGTTATCTATGAACTGGATGCAAATGTGAAAATAAAATAGGAGAAGTAAAACAAGAGTAAAATCTTGTTTTTTTTCTCTTTTGTTTTAGAGAATAATGAAAATCAATTTTTTTATGAATAGGTTCTATTACATTCTAAAAAGAAATAGTTTATACTCTATCTATAAAGTCAAGTATCTTTATGAAAGGATGTGAAAGGTATGTTAAACGGAGAATTATTCGTAGGAGCAGTATATCTAGCAGGATTACTTTCCTTTTTTTCTCCTTGTATTTTTCCACTACTTCCGGTATATCTAGGAATGCTAAGTAGTGGTGGAAAACGTTCTCTTTTAAAAACTATAGTTTTTGTGATAGGACTTTCGAGTAGTTTTGTTTTGCTAGGGTTTGGAGCAGGAAGTGTTGGAGCTTTATTGACTAGTAGTACTTTCCGAATTATAAGTGCAATAATAGTAATTCTATTTGGATTTATTCAAATGGATGTGATCAAAGCTTCTTTTTTAGAAAGAACAAAGCTAGTGGAGTTGAAACAAAAAGAAGAGGATAGTGTTTTAGGAGCGTTTATTCTAGGCTTCACTTTTAGCTTAGGGTGGACACCTTGTGTAGGACCAATATTAACTTCTATCTTATTTCTCTCAAGTGGAGGAGGAAGTCCGGTATATGGTGCCTTAATGATGTTTATTTATGTGTTAGGATTGGCAACCCCATTTTTAATTTTTTCTTTCTTCTCAAAACAGTTGGGAAGTAAGATGGGAAGTTTCAGAAAATATCTAGTCCCTTTAAAAAAAATTGGCGGAGTTTTAATTGTTATTATGGGGATTTTATTATTAACAGACCGATTAAATTTGTTTGTATAAATGTAAGGAGGAATTATTTATGAAAATATGGAAAAAATTATTATGTAGTGCAATGTTAGTTTTAGGGTGTAGTACAGCTTTTGCAAAGGGAGAAGACTTTTCAAAGATAATGTTAAAAGATGTTGCTGGAAAAGAATATTCTTTTGGTAAAATGAAAAAACCAACCTATGTAAAATTTTGGGCTTCTTGGTGTCCGGTTTGTTTATCCGGTTTAGAAGAAATTGATAATCTTAGCAAAGAAAAGAAAGATTTTGAAGTTGTTACTGTTGTGTTTCCAGGAAAAAAAGGAGAGAAAAGTGCAGTGGACTTTAAAGAATGGTATCGATCATTAGAATATAAAAATGTTAAGGTATTATTAGATGAAAAAGGGGAACTTTTAAAATTAGTAAACCCAAGAGTATATCCAACATCAGTAGTATTGGATGCTTCTTCAAAAGTACAAAAAGTGATTCCAGGACACTTAGCTAAGGCAGAAATTAAATCTTTATTTCCTATGTTGAAAATGGATAAAAAGATGGATTCTAAAATGATGAATGATATGATGATGAAAGACAATAAAATGGATAAAATGATGAAAGATGATAAGAATATGAAAATGGAAAAAGCAGGAGATTCTAAAAACGAAAAAAAAAAGACAATGTAGTAACTAAAAACATTCGAGAGATTTATTTGGCAGGAGGATGTTTTTGGGGAGTGGAAGCCTATATGGAAAAAATTTATGGGGTAGTCGATGCTGTCTCCGGATATGCAAATGGAAAAACGAAAAATCCAAAGTATGAGGACTTAATTTATAGAGGTTCCGGTCATGCAGAAGCTGTCTTTGTTAAATATGATGCAAATAAGATCAGTTTGGAAACTTTGTTAAAATATTATTTTAGAATTATTGATCCAACGAGTGTGAATAAACAAGGAAATGATAGAGGAACACAATATCGAACAGGAATCTACTACAAAGACATTCAAGATAAAAAAATTATTGATGCTGAAATTCGTTTGCAACAACAAAAGTATAAGAAAAAAATTGTAGTAGAAGTGCTAAGTTTACAAAATTTTTATAAAGCGGAAGAATATCATC encodes:
- a CDS encoding endonuclease/exonuclease/phosphatase family protein, whose protein sequence is MKFFYQCLLFLCLSIASFAQEAYIASFNVLKLGESPKDFETMAKTIEHFDLVGLEEVITPEGLERLVKSLNKYTNHTWDYHISPFPVGTRKYKEYYAYVWKKDRVTFLSSEGFYPDREKLFIREPYGANFQIGKFDFTFVLQHAVYGKSETERRAEAFQLVKVYRYFQDRNKKENDILIGGDFNLSAFDEAFSSLYEDKDQIIYGVDPRIKTTIGMKKMANSYDNIFLSKKYTEEFTGKSGAIDFTNRQYKVMRNKVSDHLPVFIIVNIDRDDD
- a CDS encoding HAD family hydrolase; amino-acid sequence: MKQIAAFFDIDGTIYRNSLMIEHFKKLIKYELLDMEAYQQHVEESFKLWDTRTGDYDEYLNKLVQSYVKAMKGMLVSYNDFISDQVVYLKGNRVYAYTREKIKWHKEQGHKVIFISGSPDFLVSRMAKKWEADDYKASQYLLDETEKEYSGEIIPMWDSVHKIQALEEFRKKYDIDLTKSYAYGDTNGDISMLTSVGFPRAINPSRELVMKIKETPYLQENAKIIIERKDVIYELDANVKIK
- a CDS encoding cytochrome c biogenesis CcdA family protein encodes the protein MLNGELFVGAVYLAGLLSFFSPCIFPLLPVYLGMLSSGGKRSLLKTIVFVIGLSSSFVLLGFGAGSVGALLTSSTFRIISAIIVILFGFIQMDVIKASFLERTKLVELKQKEEDSVLGAFILGFTFSLGWTPCVGPILTSILFLSSGGGSPVYGALMMFIYVLGLATPFLIFSFFSKQLGSKMGSFRKYLVPLKKIGGVLIVIMGILLLTDRLNLFV
- a CDS encoding redoxin family protein, producing the protein MKIWKKLLCSAMLVLGCSTAFAKGEDFSKIMLKDVAGKEYSFGKMKKPTYVKFWASWCPVCLSGLEEIDNLSKEKKDFEVVTVVFPGKKGEKSAVDFKEWYRSLEYKNVKVLLDEKGELLKLVNPRVYPTSVVLDASSKVQKVIPGHLAKAEIKSLFPMLKMDKKMDSKMMNDMMMKDNKMDKMMKDDKNMKMEKAGDSKNEKKKTM